In Rouxiella sp. WC2420, the following proteins share a genomic window:
- the guaB gene encoding IMP dehydrogenase produces MLRLKKEALTFDDVLLIPAHSTVLPNTADLSTQLTQKIRLNIPMLSAAMDTVTEANLAIALAQEGGMGFIHKNMSIERQAEEVRRVKKHESGVVADPKTVTPSTTLRQVKELTEINGFAGYPVVTEGNELVGIITGRDVRFVTDLEQPVTAVMTPKERLVTVKEGEAREVVLQKMHEKRVEKALVVDSQFHLLGMITVKDFQKAERKPNACKDENGSLRVGAAVGAGAGNEERIDALVAAGVDVLLIDSSHGHSEGVLGRIRATREKYPDLQIIGGNVATGEGALALAQAGVSAVKVGIGPGSICTTRMVTGVGVPQITAVSDAVEALEGTGIPVIADGGIRFSGDIAKAIAAGASCVMVGGMLAGTEESPGEIELYQGRSFKSYRGMGSLGAMSKGSSDRYFQSDNAADKLVPEGIEGRVAYKGRLKEIVHQQMGGLRSCMGLTGCATIQDLRTKAEFVRISGAGIQESHVHDVTITKESPNYRMGS; encoded by the coding sequence CAGTTCTGCCTAACACGGCCGATCTGAGCACGCAGCTGACTCAAAAAATCCGTCTAAATATTCCTATGCTCTCTGCAGCAATGGATACCGTTACCGAAGCGAACCTGGCAATTGCCCTGGCTCAGGAAGGCGGGATGGGGTTCATTCACAAAAACATGTCCATTGAACGTCAGGCCGAAGAAGTTCGCCGCGTTAAGAAACATGAAAGCGGCGTCGTTGCCGATCCAAAAACCGTAACACCTTCCACGACCCTGCGTCAGGTTAAAGAACTCACCGAAATCAACGGCTTTGCCGGTTATCCTGTTGTGACCGAAGGCAACGAACTGGTCGGTATTATTACCGGTCGTGACGTTCGCTTCGTGACCGATTTGGAGCAACCAGTCACCGCGGTTATGACGCCGAAAGAGCGTCTGGTTACCGTTAAAGAAGGCGAAGCGCGCGAAGTTGTTCTGCAGAAAATGCACGAAAAACGCGTCGAGAAAGCTTTGGTTGTCGATAGCCAGTTCCACCTGCTGGGTATGATCACCGTTAAAGATTTCCAGAAAGCAGAGCGTAAACCTAACGCCTGTAAAGACGAAAACGGCAGCCTGCGCGTAGGCGCTGCGGTTGGCGCTGGTGCCGGTAACGAAGAGCGTATCGACGCCCTGGTTGCTGCTGGTGTTGACGTACTGCTTATCGATTCTTCCCATGGTCATTCCGAAGGCGTTCTCGGACGCATCCGCGCAACTCGCGAAAAATATCCTGATCTGCAAATCATCGGCGGCAACGTTGCAACCGGCGAAGGTGCTCTGGCACTGGCTCAGGCTGGCGTGAGTGCAGTTAAAGTGGGTATCGGCCCTGGTTCAATCTGTACGACTCGTATGGTTACCGGCGTTGGCGTTCCACAGATCACTGCAGTTTCTGACGCGGTTGAAGCGCTGGAAGGCACCGGTATTCCGGTTATCGCTGACGGCGGCATTCGTTTCTCTGGCGACATCGCTAAAGCTATCGCTGCTGGCGCAAGCTGCGTGATGGTCGGCGGTATGCTGGCAGGCACCGAAGAGTCCCCGGGTGAAATCGAGCTGTACCAAGGCCGTTCATTCAAATCTTACCGCGGCATGGGTTCTCTGGGCGCGATGTCCAAAGGCTCTTCTGACCGTTACTTCCAGAGCGATAACGCCGCTGACAAACTGGTACCTGAAGGTATCGAAGGTCGCGTTGCCTATAAAGGCCGCCTGAAAGAGATCGTGCACCAGCAAATGGGCGGCCTGCGTTCGTGTATGGGTCTGACCGGCTGTGCTACTATCCAGGATCTTCGCACCAAGGCTGAATTTGTTCGTATCAGCGGTGCCGGTATTCAGGAAAGTCACGTACACGATGTGACGATTACCAAAGAGTCTCCGAACTACCGCATGGGCTCTTGA
- a CDS encoding DeoR/GlpR family DNA-binding transcription regulator: MLPVERRDYIFRYVHENQVAAINVLASLMSVSHMTIRRDVEELEREGKITRVSGGVRLNEALRQELAYIDKAQLHHRQKILLGKYAASCVEDGLVVYLDAGTTTFEIARCLAERFHLTVITNDFSISQYLMDKPQVNLFHIGGEVDKRNYSTVGICAASFLKSLNIDIAFISSSSWDLKYGVSTPYEGKAIVKQAVLSVSRRNILVSDSSKYGKYGKYKIFPLDEIKEVITDSLLPLQEQISIRNEGIQLHVVPV, translated from the coding sequence ATGCTTCCTGTTGAACGACGAGACTATATTTTTCGCTATGTGCACGAAAACCAGGTGGCAGCAATCAATGTGCTTGCCAGCCTGATGAGTGTTTCGCACATGACTATCCGTCGTGACGTAGAAGAGCTGGAAAGAGAAGGGAAAATCACTCGGGTGAGCGGCGGCGTCAGGCTGAATGAAGCGCTACGGCAGGAGCTGGCATACATTGACAAGGCACAGCTTCATCATCGGCAGAAAATATTGCTGGGCAAATACGCCGCGAGCTGTGTTGAAGACGGGCTGGTGGTTTACCTCGATGCAGGAACCACGACTTTTGAAATTGCCCGCTGTCTGGCTGAGCGCTTTCATCTCACAGTGATCACCAACGATTTTTCAATATCTCAATATTTGATGGACAAGCCCCAGGTCAATCTCTTTCACATCGGTGGCGAGGTGGATAAGCGCAATTACTCGACAGTGGGGATTTGCGCGGCCTCATTTCTAAAGTCGCTAAACATTGATATTGCGTTTATCAGCAGTTCATCCTGGGATTTGAAATACGGGGTGTCGACGCCTTATGAAGGCAAGGCTATCGTCAAACAGGCGGTGCTCAGCGTTTCGCGCCGGAATATTCTGGTCAGCGATAGCAGTAAATACGGCAAGTATGGCAAATATAAAATCTTCCCGCTCGACGAAATAAAAGAAGTGATTACTGATTCACTATTACCGCTGCAAGAGCAAATCAGCATCAGGAACGAGGGGATACAGCTCCACGTTGTTCCGGTGTAA
- a CDS encoding AEC family transporter: MFMDIFQRVAFLIAVSLLGWYVGKKFKISSKDISSLLIYIFSPIVSFVLILDSPANVGYVLYSVLFYVVSCIAAVLALFVGQLIWKDNRANLFAAAGGQGNVGYFVLPLAIGLLQGKEGGAAAIGIIVFCKVASTIYEFTMAFYLTARSHYSAKKSLLMVIKMPTLHATILALIVKYFGFHLPGFLSSGLSGFTGGYSILGMMVIGLSLARYEKLIPDWKFTAYSIIWKQGLYTVVIIFIFTYFFNLTYAEKIVLVMLACNPLAGNIAAVAAALDVHPEKASFAIMVSTILALITVPLTLSFVF; encoded by the coding sequence ATGTTTATGGATATATTCCAACGCGTGGCCTTTCTTATCGCCGTTTCTTTACTCGGCTGGTATGTCGGCAAGAAATTTAAAATCAGCAGCAAGGATATTTCTTCACTATTAATTTATATTTTCTCGCCCATCGTTAGCTTTGTCTTGATTCTGGATTCGCCTGCAAACGTGGGCTATGTGCTTTATTCTGTTCTATTTTATGTTGTCTCATGCATTGCGGCCGTGCTGGCATTATTTGTTGGACAGCTAATTTGGAAGGATAACCGAGCCAATCTTTTTGCAGCCGCAGGCGGCCAGGGAAACGTCGGTTATTTTGTTTTACCGCTGGCAATTGGCCTGCTTCAGGGAAAAGAGGGCGGTGCAGCAGCGATTGGTATTATTGTGTTCTGTAAAGTTGCATCGACAATTTATGAATTTACAATGGCATTTTATTTAACTGCACGTAGTCATTATTCAGCTAAAAAGAGCTTGCTGATGGTGATAAAAATGCCGACTCTGCATGCGACTATTTTGGCATTAATCGTAAAATATTTTGGCTTTCATTTACCAGGATTTTTATCATCTGGCTTGAGCGGCTTTACTGGCGGCTACAGCATATTAGGTATGATGGTCATAGGACTTTCATTGGCAAGGTATGAGAAATTAATTCCCGACTGGAAATTCACCGCCTATTCAATTATCTGGAAACAAGGTCTTTATACCGTTGTCATCATCTTTATCTTCACCTATTTCTTTAATCTCACCTATGCCGAGAAAATTGTTCTGGTAATGCTGGCCTGCAACCCACTGGCGGGGAATATCGCTGCCGTTGCTGCGGCATTGGACGTTCATCCTGAGAAAGCCTCTTTTGCCATCATGGTGAGTACCATTTTGGCACTGATCACCGTACCGCTGACACTATCCTTTGTATTTTAA
- a CDS encoding aldolase, which produces MSLESKIREEICQTGVSLYQRGYVVGSAGNISARLDDGWLITPTDACLGRLDPAAIAKVGRSGEWLSGDKPSKTLLLHRQVYDNNSQVGAVLHTHSTALVALTLAGVWSKESILPPITPYQVMKVGKIPLIDYCRPGAPEVAEQVAALANQVRGVMLERLGPVVWESSVSKACFALEELEETARLWAMQLSKPLPLSQHSLDELAQVFGAQW; this is translated from the coding sequence ATGTCCCTTGAAAGCAAAATCCGTGAAGAAATTTGTCAGACAGGTGTAAGCCTGTACCAGCGGGGATACGTGGTGGGTAGCGCGGGAAATATCAGTGCTCGTCTCGATGATGGTTGGCTGATTACCCCGACGGATGCCTGCCTCGGGCGGCTGGACCCGGCCGCCATTGCCAAGGTTGGCCGCAGCGGTGAATGGCTGTCTGGTGATAAGCCTTCAAAAACTTTGCTGCTGCATCGCCAGGTTTACGACAACAACTCTCAAGTTGGCGCAGTATTGCACACCCATTCTACCGCGCTGGTGGCGTTAACGCTGGCAGGAGTGTGGAGTAAAGAGAGCATTCTGCCGCCGATCACCCCCTATCAAGTCATGAAGGTGGGCAAGATTCCGCTGATTGATTACTGCCGTCCGGGGGCTCCGGAAGTCGCTGAGCAAGTTGCTGCGCTGGCGAATCAGGTGCGAGGTGTCATGCTGGAAAGGCTAGGGCCGGTTGTTTGGGAAAGCAGTGTTTCAAAAGCCTGTTTTGCCCTTGAGGAGCTAGAGGAAACAGCGCGCCTGTGGGCGATGCAGTTGAGTAAGCCATTGCCACTGTCACAACACAGCCTTGACGAATTGGCTCAGGTTTTTGGGGCGCAGTGGTGA
- a CDS encoding GNAT family N-acetyltransferase, which produces MSIRVRPYQEADRPFLRTLYLASRKAAWTWLDSSEWRLEDFDRAVIGEKIIVAEQNEKVVGFASIELYENFLHNLFIDPEAQGQGVGSYLIGVVEKNFTRTGALKCLTQNKSAVAFYLHRGWEIISSGESSTGEYYLFHYKVLRKK; this is translated from the coding sequence TTGTCTATCAGGGTCCGCCCCTATCAAGAAGCCGATCGTCCTTTTTTGCGCACCCTATATCTCGCCTCTCGCAAAGCGGCCTGGACCTGGTTGGACAGCAGCGAATGGAGGCTTGAGGATTTTGATCGTGCGGTGATTGGCGAAAAAATCATTGTTGCCGAGCAAAACGAGAAAGTGGTCGGATTTGCTTCGATAGAACTGTATGAGAATTTCCTGCACAACCTGTTTATTGACCCTGAAGCTCAGGGCCAAGGGGTGGGTAGTTATCTGATTGGCGTAGTTGAAAAGAATTTTACCCGCACTGGCGCATTAAAATGCCTGACCCAAAATAAATCAGCGGTGGCTTTTTATCTTCATCGCGGTTGGGAAATTATCTCCAGCGGTGAAAGCTCAACCGGTGAATACTATCTGTTTCACTATAAAGTCCTGCGTAAAAAATAA
- a CDS encoding molybdate ABC transporter substrate-binding protein, with amino-acid sequence MSQLTTVQVISALVVRSPFDAGILPAWEEQGNGVEVKWNPTTVIMDNIRSGYRTDVAIVTVAAMDELIEAGIVDGSTRIELVESRIGLAVKAGEPHPNIADTDALVETLRNARSVAYSLGGASGIYFKTLIEKLGIAEEVNSKASTIPEGFTAEKLTTGEASLAVQQISELLVVPGIEVIGPLPEAVQKATSFSAAVFKDAKNPQLSQAFLSHLQSAASASAYQAQGLDPRF; translated from the coding sequence ATGAGTCAGTTAACGACAGTTCAGGTTATCAGTGCATTAGTGGTTCGTTCCCCTTTTGATGCGGGCATTCTTCCTGCCTGGGAAGAGCAGGGTAACGGCGTAGAAGTTAAATGGAATCCTACCACAGTGATTATGGATAACATTCGCAGCGGTTATCGTACCGATGTCGCGATTGTCACCGTGGCAGCAATGGATGAGCTGATCGAGGCCGGTATTGTCGATGGCAGTACCCGGATCGAGCTGGTGGAATCACGCATTGGTCTGGCGGTCAAAGCGGGTGAACCACACCCGAATATCGCGGATACGGATGCGCTTGTTGAAACTCTGCGCAATGCGCGTTCTGTCGCTTACTCGCTTGGCGGTGCCAGCGGGATTTATTTTAAGACACTGATCGAGAAACTGGGTATTGCCGAGGAAGTTAATAGCAAGGCGAGTACGATTCCCGAAGGTTTCACGGCAGAAAAATTGACCACTGGCGAAGCAAGTCTGGCGGTGCAGCAGATAAGCGAACTGCTGGTAGTTCCTGGTATTGAAGTGATCGGTCCCCTGCCTGAAGCCGTACAAAAGGCGACATCTTTCTCGGCGGCGGTGTTTAAAGACGCGAAAAATCCTCAGCTGAGTCAGGCCTTCCTGAGTCATTTACAATCAGCGGCTTCTGCCAGTGCTTACCAGGCTCAGGGGCTGGATCCACGTTTTTAA
- a CDS encoding TonB-dependent receptor: protein MKRQKLCFSLKLGALWVTQAMFMGHAMAATSDCSAGVADSLTQMFTCGTIHGSLRALDYSTNNAYFEKGYSQDTFSYGGTLKYTSAEYYGLSFALGGILQRGIDHNEDHLVAELGPNETGVGEAYIKYHYKDFSITAGDQRLNIPFLGDYDWRITPMLYRAVDANYGDSDNFLHATKVTRYKSWGDQGFHRDTEYTNADGTNEGMKTNGMWAIGGGRAVNFDNKKLTGQLWYQDYNNYTKMYYGDSFLSWTDNPYQPKIGVQAIRGLSSGNAVAGEVNSTTYGAQFTMNFTPSVVWSLGWDHIAASNNAYGDGALVTPYSHNVSSGTYFAQPYFTSTQDLGSGNAYGTEVDWAATSNISVGARYTFMDLTPGSGASSTNQSEYLAYGTYSFGGTLKGLSITEYAGVQTTSNSAGNFWQSNLALEYDF, encoded by the coding sequence ATGAAACGACAAAAATTATGCTTCTCTTTGAAGCTAGGCGCGCTATGGGTGACGCAAGCAATGTTTATGGGGCATGCGATGGCGGCTACGTCTGACTGTAGCGCGGGTGTTGCTGACTCACTGACGCAAATGTTTACCTGCGGAACGATACACGGCAGCCTGCGTGCGCTTGACTACTCAACGAATAACGCCTATTTCGAAAAAGGTTACAGCCAAGATACCTTTAGCTATGGCGGCACACTAAAATACACCAGTGCCGAGTATTACGGCCTGAGCTTTGCACTTGGTGGCATCTTGCAGCGTGGTATCGACCACAATGAAGATCACCTGGTTGCAGAACTTGGCCCAAATGAAACCGGCGTTGGCGAAGCCTACATTAAATATCATTATAAAGACTTCAGTATTACTGCCGGTGACCAGCGGCTGAATATCCCATTCCTCGGTGATTACGACTGGCGTATCACCCCGATGCTGTATCGTGCCGTTGACGCCAATTACGGTGACAGTGACAACTTCCTGCACGCCACTAAAGTCACCCGCTACAAGTCATGGGGTGATCAAGGTTTCCACAGAGACACCGAATATACCAATGCTGACGGAACGAATGAAGGCATGAAAACAAACGGTATGTGGGCTATCGGCGGAGGCCGCGCAGTCAACTTTGACAACAAAAAACTGACCGGCCAGCTGTGGTATCAAGACTATAATAACTATACCAAAATGTATTATGGGGACAGCTTCCTGTCGTGGACCGATAATCCATATCAGCCTAAAATTGGTGTGCAGGCGATTCGTGGTCTTAGCTCGGGCAATGCCGTTGCAGGCGAAGTCAACAGCACCACTTACGGCGCGCAATTTACAATGAACTTCACCCCGTCGGTGGTTTGGTCCCTGGGTTGGGATCACATTGCCGCCAGCAATAATGCCTACGGTGATGGAGCCCTGGTCACGCCTTACTCGCACAATGTCTCATCTGGAACGTATTTCGCTCAACCTTACTTTACCAGTACTCAGGACCTGGGCAGCGGCAATGCTTACGGCACTGAAGTAGACTGGGCGGCCACCTCAAATATTTCTGTCGGCGCACGCTATACCTTTATGGACCTGACGCCAGGCAGCGGTGCGAGCAGCACTAACCAGTCAGAATATCTGGCTTATGGTACTTATAGCTTTGGCGGCACGCTTAAAGGCCTAAGCATAACCGAATACGCCGGTGTGCAAACTACCTCAAATTCCGCTGGAAACTTCTGGCAAAGCAACTTAGCTTTAGAATATGATTTTTAA
- a CDS encoding LysR family transcriptional regulator → MSNFANMDLNLLLTLDALLTEHNVTRAAQRLHLSQPSVSVQLAKLRDIFNDPLLLPGPRGMLPTARADELRQPLRDAIELLRLAVSPVSHFDPTKSDKTWRVSASDYGESAVLLPALKGFRIAAPFARLAIFETQPAKVGRKLELGEIDLLFHTGDGIPGGLRRRKLFDETYRLVSRVGHPTLKENPGLDEFNQLEHVMVSPDGGGFYGITDKVLSECGLKRKVVLSVPHFLFVLSALATTDLVAMLPARLIGNNPALQIFEPPLEVPGFEMAMLWHERSHRDPAHQWLRDFFVSAL, encoded by the coding sequence ATGAGCAATTTCGCCAATATGGACCTCAACCTTTTACTGACGCTCGATGCACTGCTCACCGAGCATAACGTGACGCGCGCGGCGCAGCGTTTGCATCTGTCGCAGCCGTCGGTCAGTGTCCAGTTGGCAAAACTGCGGGATATTTTTAACGATCCTTTGCTGCTTCCGGGACCAAGGGGCATGCTGCCTACCGCCAGAGCCGATGAGCTGCGTCAGCCGTTGCGTGACGCCATCGAGCTGCTAAGGCTGGCGGTTTCCCCTGTTAGCCATTTCGACCCGACTAAAAGTGATAAAACCTGGCGCGTCTCGGCGTCTGATTACGGCGAATCTGCAGTACTGCTCCCGGCTTTAAAGGGTTTTCGCATCGCCGCCCCTTTTGCTCGTTTAGCGATATTTGAAACTCAGCCTGCGAAGGTCGGCAGAAAGCTGGAGCTGGGGGAGATTGATTTGCTGTTTCATACGGGGGATGGCATACCTGGCGGGCTGCGTCGTCGAAAACTGTTCGATGAAACCTACCGCTTAGTGAGCCGCGTTGGGCATCCGACGTTGAAAGAGAATCCTGGTCTGGATGAATTTAATCAGCTTGAGCACGTAATGGTTTCACCCGACGGCGGTGGATTTTACGGCATCACCGATAAGGTACTGAGTGAGTGCGGGCTTAAGCGTAAGGTGGTGCTTTCGGTACCGCATTTCCTGTTTGTTCTCTCGGCGCTGGCCACTACTGATCTGGTCGCGATGTTGCCTGCACGGCTAATTGGCAACAATCCGGCATTACAGATTTTTGAACCGCCGCTTGAAGTTCCGGGCTTTGAAATGGCGATGTTATGGCATGAGCGCTCACATCGCGATCCGGCTCATCAATGGCTAAGAGATTTCTTTGTCTCGGCATTGTGA
- a CDS encoding TonB-dependent receptor has product MKQQKLSFSLKLGALLVSQALFMGHAAAATAATSDCDAGVADSLTQMFTCGSVHGSLRALDYSTHNAYFSKGYSQDTFSYGGTVKYTTAEYYGLSFGLGGIFQRGIDHNQDHLVSELGSNQTGVGEAYIKYHYKDFSITAGDQRLSIPFLGDYDWRITPMLYRAVDANYGDADNFLHATKVTRFKNWGDQGFHRDTAYTNADGTNEGMKTNGMWAIGGGRAVNFDNKKLTGQLWYEDYNNYTKMYYADSYLSWTDTSYQPKIGLQVIRGLSSGNAVAGEVNSTTYGAQFAMNFTPSLRWSLNWDHIAASNNAYGDGALVTPYAHNASSGPYFAQPFFTSTQDLGSGNAYGTDLNWTATSSISVGTRYTFMDLTPSSGASSTNQSEYLIYGTYSFDGVLKGLSVTDFAGVQTTSNSAGNFWQNRISLEYDF; this is encoded by the coding sequence ATGAAACAACAAAAATTAAGCTTCTCATTGAAGCTGGGCGCGCTATTGGTTTCACAGGCACTGTTTATGGGTCATGCGGCGGCGGCAACAGCCGCGACGTCTGACTGCGACGCTGGCGTTGCCGACTCACTGACCCAAATGTTCACCTGCGGTTCAGTACACGGCAGCCTGCGTGCGCTTGATTACTCGACACATAACGCATATTTTTCAAAAGGTTACAGTCAAGACACCTTCAGCTACGGCGGCACCGTAAAATACACCACCGCAGAATATTATGGCCTGAGCTTTGGTCTCGGTGGCATTTTCCAGCGTGGTATTGATCACAATCAGGATCATTTGGTCTCTGAGCTCGGTTCAAATCAAACCGGCGTCGGTGAGGCCTACATCAAATATCATTATAAAGATTTCAGTATTACTGCCGGTGATCAACGCCTTAGCATTCCATTCCTCGGTGATTATGACTGGCGTATCACCCCAATGCTGTACCGCGCTGTTGATGCCAACTACGGCGATGCCGATAACTTCCTGCACGCCACTAAAGTCACCCGCTTTAAAAACTGGGGTGATCAAGGTTTCCACAGAGACACTGCCTATACCAATGCAGATGGCACTAACGAAGGCATGAAAACCAACGGCATGTGGGCCATCGGCGGCGGTCGCGCAGTCAACTTTGATAATAAAAAGCTGACCGGCCAGCTGTGGTACGAAGACTATAATAATTATACTAAAATGTATTATGCCGACAGCTACCTGTCGTGGACCGATACCTCTTACCAGCCAAAAATTGGTCTGCAAGTTATTCGCGGCCTTAGCTCGGGCAATGCCGTCGCGGGCGAAGTTAACAGCACCACTTACGGCGCACAGTTCGCGATGAACTTTACTCCGTCTCTGCGCTGGTCTCTGAACTGGGATCACATTGCCGCCAGCAATAATGCCTACGGCGACGGCGCACTGGTCACGCCATATGCGCATAATGCTTCATCAGGCCCGTATTTCGCACAACCGTTCTTCACCAGCACTCAGGACTTGGGCAGCGGCAATGCCTACGGCACCGACCTGAACTGGACGGCAACTTCCAGCATTTCTGTTGGTACTCGTTATACCTTTATGGATCTGACTCCTAGCTCTGGCGCGAGCAGCACTAATCAGTCGGAATACCTGATTTACGGCACATACAGCTTTGATGGTGTGCTGAAAGGCCTGAGCGTGACCGATTTTGCCGGCGTGCAAACCACCTCTAACTCAGCTGGAAACTTCTGGCAAAACCGAATCAGTCTGGAATACGACTTCTAA
- the guaA gene encoding glutamine-hydrolyzing GMP synthase — MSENIHKHRILILDFGSQYTQLVARRVRELGVYCELWAWDVTEAQIREFNPNGIILSGGPESTTEHGSPRAPDYVFEAGVPVLGVCYGMQTMAMQLGGHVEGSTEREFGYAQVEVQTNSALVRDIEDALSANNKPLLDVWMSHGDKVTAIPSDFVTVASTDNCPFAIMANEEKRFYGVQFHPEVTHTRQGLRILERFIMDICECEALWTPAKIIEDAIERLKVQIGDDHVILGLSGGVDSSVTAMLLHRAIGDRLTCVFVDNGLLRLNEADQVLEMFGDRFGLNIIHVAAEDRFLSALAGENDPEAKRKIIGRVFVEVFDEEASKRDEFKWLAQGTIYPDVIESAASATGKAHVIKSHHNVGGLPKEMKLGLVEPLKELFKDEVRKIGLELGLPYDMLYRHPFPGPGLGVRVLGEVKKEYCDLLRRADAIFIEELHKADLYNKVSQAFTVFLPVRSVGVMGDGRKYDWVVSLRAVETIDFMTAHWAHLPYDFLGRCSNRIINEVDGISRVVYDISGKPPATIEWE; from the coding sequence ATGAGTGAAAATATTCATAAGCATCGCATTCTTATCCTTGATTTCGGTTCCCAGTACACCCAACTGGTAGCACGCCGCGTTCGTGAACTCGGCGTGTATTGCGAACTCTGGGCCTGGGATGTGACTGAAGCTCAAATCCGTGAATTCAATCCGAACGGCATCATTCTGTCTGGCGGCCCGGAAAGCACCACTGAACATGGTAGCCCTCGCGCACCGGATTACGTATTCGAAGCTGGCGTCCCTGTTTTGGGCGTGTGCTACGGCATGCAGACTATGGCAATGCAGTTGGGTGGCCACGTTGAAGGTTCAACCGAACGTGAATTTGGCTATGCACAAGTTGAAGTGCAGACCAACAGCGCCCTGGTTCGCGATATTGAAGACGCTCTGAGCGCCAACAATAAGCCATTGCTTGATGTTTGGATGAGCCATGGCGATAAAGTCACTGCTATTCCTTCTGACTTTGTTACCGTTGCCAGCACCGATAACTGCCCGTTTGCCATTATGGCCAACGAAGAAAAACGCTTCTACGGCGTGCAGTTCCACCCTGAAGTGACGCACACCCGTCAGGGCCTGCGCATTCTGGAACGCTTCATCATGGATATCTGTGAGTGTGAAGCGCTGTGGACCCCGGCAAAAATCATCGAAGACGCGATTGAACGTCTGAAAGTGCAGATTGGCGACGATCACGTAATCCTCGGCCTGTCCGGCGGCGTTGACTCTTCCGTTACCGCGATGCTGCTGCACCGTGCAATTGGCGATCGTTTGACCTGCGTGTTCGTTGATAACGGACTGCTGCGTTTGAACGAAGCCGACCAAGTGTTAGAAATGTTTGGTGACCGCTTTGGTCTGAACATCATCCACGTTGCCGCTGAAGATCGCTTCCTGTCTGCATTGGCTGGCGAAAATGATCCAGAAGCCAAACGCAAAATCATTGGCCGCGTGTTTGTAGAAGTCTTCGACGAAGAAGCCAGCAAGCGTGACGAGTTCAAATGGTTGGCCCAGGGCACTATCTATCCAGACGTTATCGAATCTGCCGCTTCGGCGACGGGTAAAGCACACGTTATCAAGTCTCACCATAACGTTGGCGGCCTGCCAAAAGAGATGAAGCTGGGTCTGGTTGAGCCGCTGAAAGAGCTGTTCAAAGACGAAGTGCGCAAGATCGGTCTGGAACTTGGCCTGCCATACGACATGCTTTACCGTCACCCGTTCCCGGGGCCAGGTTTAGGCGTTCGCGTACTGGGCGAAGTGAAGAAAGAGTACTGTGACCTGCTGCGTCGCGCCGATGCTATCTTCATTGAAGAGCTGCACAAAGCTGACCTGTACAATAAAGTCAGCCAGGCATTCACCGTATTCTTGCCGGTTCGTTCTGTTGGCGTGATGGGTGATGGCCGTAAATACGATTGGGTTGTTTCACTGCGCGCAGTAGAAACCATCGACTTTATGACCGCACACTGGGCGCATTTGCCATACGATTTCCTTGGCCGCTGCTCTAACCGCATCATCAATGAAGTCGACGGTATTTCCCGCGTTGTCTACGATATCTCTGGTAAACCGCCAGCGACAATCGAGTGGGAATAA
- a CDS encoding NAD(P)H-dependent oxidoreductase, protein MNILIVYAHPEPQSLNGSLKDFAVQRLESQGHTVQVSDLYAMNWKAQIDADDSSAYSGDRPFNPSLDSKKAFENGTQSADIATEQQKLRQADAVIFQFPLWWFSMPAIMKGWFERVYAYGFAYGVGEHSDTHWGDRYGEGNMAGKRAMLAVTTGGWESHYSPRGINGSLDDILFPIQHGVLHYPGFAVLPPLVFYRTGRTDELRYAQLCEEYGHRLDDLFTTQPLPYRQQNGGDYNIPALTLKEEFATDKEGLKIHLKD, encoded by the coding sequence ATGAATATTCTTATTGTTTATGCCCATCCAGAACCCCAGTCATTAAACGGATCGCTTAAAGATTTTGCCGTACAGCGGCTTGAAAGTCAGGGTCATACAGTTCAGGTCTCAGACCTTTATGCCATGAACTGGAAAGCACAAATTGATGCCGACGACAGCAGCGCCTACAGCGGCGATCGGCCATTCAACCCGTCTCTGGATTCTAAAAAGGCCTTTGAGAATGGCACTCAGAGTGCGGATATCGCCACCGAACAGCAAAAATTGCGCCAGGCCGATGCAGTAATTTTTCAGTTTCCTCTTTGGTGGTTCTCGATGCCAGCAATTATGAAAGGCTGGTTTGAGCGGGTATATGCTTACGGATTTGCCTACGGCGTGGGTGAGCATTCAGATACTCACTGGGGAGACCGCTACGGTGAAGGAAATATGGCAGGCAAACGCGCGATGCTGGCAGTGACGACCGGTGGATGGGAATCCCACTATAGTCCGCGCGGCATTAATGGCTCTCTCGACGATATTTTATTCCCGATTCAGCACGGCGTTTTGCATTATCCAGGATTTGCGGTGCTGCCTCCGTTAGTTTTTTACCGCACCGGTAGAACCGATGAATTGCGTTATGCCCAGCTTTGTGAGGAGTACGGCCACCGCCTGGATGATTTATTCACAACTCAGCCGCTCCCTTACCGCCAGCAAAACGGCGGCGATTACAATATCCCTGCACTCACTCTCAAAGAAGAATTTGCCACAGATAAAGAAGGCTTGAAAATACATTTGAAGGATTAA